CGATCAATACCGCTGATACAACCAATCCCAGAGCGAGATAATCATTCACCCAATTCACAGGTCGCACACCAATGAGCAGGTCTCTAATGGTGCCACCACCATAAGCAGTAACAAACGCCACAACTGCAGCACCAAAAATATCCATCTGATGCGTTCTCGCTTTTAAAGCGCCTGTTATTGCAAAGACGAAAATCCCGGTATATATGATGACCTCTATCAGATTCATACTACAAAATACAAAAGAACAGTATTGCTCCCCTATTTTTGTACAAATACGATTGCCATGTATCAAACCTTAGTTACCGATCTTTCAAATGGTATTTTCACCATTACTATTAATCGCCCCGATAAATTAAATGCCTTGAATCAGCAGGTCATGTCTGATTTAAGCAATGTGATGGATGAAGTATACCAGAATAAAGACATTCAATCTGTCATCATTACCGGCTCAGGTCCTAAAGCTTTTGTTGCAGGTGCTGATATCAGTGAGTTCAGTGGCGCTTCTGTTGCTGAGGGAAAAGCATTGGCCAAAAGAGGACAAGACATCTTTTTTAAAATTGAAAATTGTCCAAAACCTGTTATAGCCTGTGTAAACGGATTTGCATTAGGTGGAGGTTGTGAACTGGCAATGAGTTGTCACTTCAGAATCGCTTCTGAAAATGCAAAGTTTGGTCAACCCGAAGTGAACCTAGGTCTTATTCCCGGTTATGGTGGAACACAAAGACTGGTGCAGCTCATCGGCAAGGGAAGAGCGATGGAATTACTAATGGGTGCAGGCATGATCGATGCCGCTACCGCCTTACAATATGGCTTAGTGAATTATGTGGTACCACAGGAAGAATTGATCGCTAAAGCGATCGCTATCCTTCAGGTGATCAATAGTAAAGCCCCTGTAGCTGTGGCCAAATGTATTGAAGCAGCCAATGCAGTATTTGATGAAAGTAAAAATGGGTTTGAAGTGGAAATCAATGCTTTTGGTGATTGTTTCGCAACAGAAGACATGAAAGAAGGAACCTCTGCCTTCCTTGAAAAAAGAAAAGCCATTTTCAAAGGCCAATAACCCCTACGTGCTACTTCTGTTTTTCTTGTTCTCTGCGGCAGCATCCTTTTTATGAAACCGCTGAGAACAAGAAAAACAGAGGCTACGCACTATTTGACTATCGTTTGATTACTTCTTTGATCTCTTCGGCGATAGGATGGTTAGCAGTGAATGTAACACCTAACAGCTTAGCAATGGTTTGTGCAAATTGTTTCTGATAAAACTGTGAGGGTTTTTTAATCTCACCAAGGGCAGGAGTATTCGGCCCAATCGCCGCAAACCAAATTTCATCTGCACCTTCAATATCAGAACCATGACTGGTCCATTTACGTTTATCTTTATCACCCCTGCCATGATCAGTAGTAATGAGTAAAGTGGTTTTATTACGGTACTGCGGAGTAGATTGTACATAGTTCCATATTTCTTCGATCCACTTATCTACTTGTGTTGCAGCTTGTAAATAGGAACGATATTTCCATCCATGTGCCCATTCATCTGTTTCTCCATAAGCGATATACAGCACTCTGGGTTTTTCTTTTTTCAAATATTCCATCGCAGCATGATGTGTAAATACATCAAAACATTCTTCTGCCCACATACGATGACTACTTAGCAACATTTTATTGATCACTAATTCTGCCGCATTGGGTTTCGCACCTCCGGTAGTATCATATGCAGCTATGACCGGAATACCACTTCTTTTTTCATTTAAAATTCTATTGAAAGCTTCCCATGCCCCAAAAGCTCCAATCCTTCCTTTATAAGGCTGTTGTTGATGCAGGAATTCCAGTACAGTGGTATTGGGATTGGGCGGATAATCATTGCTGTTGATGTTATCATCAGCATACCCTGAAAAGATCTCATTATAACCGGGATATGAAAACCAATACGGATTGGTAACATTCACTTTACTGCCCAAATCCCTGTTACCATGAATCTGACCTTGCCGGGCAATCGTTTTCCAAAAGAAAGGCATCAATTTGGTTCTTCTTTCTGCTAGATCTTCAGCCCAATATGTTGAATAGATCAATGTACTGTCGTCTTGATTATATCTTTTATCGGATGCCAATACTGGATCCATACCCTTAAATAACTCTTGCCAACGCAATCCATCTGTGGTAATGATAATGACATTTTCTGTTTGTTGTGCATAGCTACCGCAACAACACATAAAAGCAATAATTGACAATATAAGTTTCATGGACTGGATCATTTGTCTTTTGAAAGTAAGCTATCTAACAGTTTTATCAAAACTAAATGAAAATAAAAAAGGCTGCACCGAAACGATGCAGCCTATCATATTCAATGAACATTGAATTAGTATCCAAACAACTGAGTCAGAGAAAGTTTTTTCACTTCCCCGTATTTCTCCAGATCTTCCTGCTTAACAGACTTCTCAGAAGCTACCACACAATAAGCGTATGCCTTATTGGCAATACCTGACTGATGTAACTGTTTGAGGTCTGTAAAGCTAATACCGGTAGCTTTATCATAGATCTGCTTTCTTAGATCTGTGCTGATCCCTTTCTTTTCATTATTCAGATAAGAAAAGAGGATTCCATCTTTTGTGATGCGCTCCGTCTCATAATCTTTCAATAGACTCTTTTTCGCATTTTCAAAAGTCTGTGTTGCTTCAGGCAAAGTATTCAATAACTCATTCATTCCTGCGATAGCTTCATGGAATTTATCTGCCTGACTTCCTACGTAAGCCACAAAAGAAAAATCATCCTCTTTCTTATTCGGCGTTTGTAAGACAGCAAATGTTGAATACGCCAACGCTTTTGATTCACGAATGGTCTGGAATACGATCGCACCCATACCGCCGCCACCGAAATAGTTATTGAACACATTCACAACTGCTTCTTTTGATGCGTCATACTTATCAAGGTTGCCGATCCAAGTGATCTCCGCTTGTTTCATCTCATAATCAGCAAACAAGACCTGGTTCTTTGTAAGTTTTGTTCTTTCAAAAACAACAGCTGCCGGCGTTGGAGTCCAACTAGTTGGCAGTGTATGCACTTTGGCCAAACCTGCTGAGAACTCATTTAGTGGTTTAGATCCATAATAAAGAATACGATGAGAATAGTTAAAGAGATTGTGTAAAATATTGATCAGATCAGCAGCTTTGACACTTTTCAATTCTGCATCTGATAAGGTATAGTTGAAAGGATTTTTTTCGCCATAAGCTCCATAGTTACGCAAAGCATTCATGATCACATTCTTATTCAGCTTATTATTGGCTCTGGTTCTTTCCAAACGATTGATCAGACTTGCCAGTGCAGCATCATCTGCTTTACAGTTACGTACCAATTGTTCCAATAAAGCCACGGCTTTATCAAAATTCTCTTCTAAACCATTCAATGAAATGGTTGTAACATCATTACCTGCATTCGCATTGAAACTGCATGCCAAATTGTAAAACTCTTTACTGATATCTTCTGCTGAATATTTATCAGTACCTATGAATTGCAAATATTGCAGTGCAAGAGGAAGTAATTTATTATTCCATGCACCCATATCATAGTAATAGTACATGCGGAAAAGGCTGTTCTCTTTATTCTGAACATACAACACATCTGCATTGCCCAATTTACCTTTTTGCATGTCTTTATTATAATCCAGCCAAACTGGTTGAACAGCACTCAAAGGCTTATCATTAATGGCTTTCAGGAATGGAGATTGTTTATCGGCATTGGTTTCAACAGCAGTGATCGGAGGCTTCTCCACTTTAACGACATTGCCACTTTCTCCTTTTCTTTTGTAAAGCAATACGTAGTTATCTTTAAAGAAATTGTTTGCAAAAGTCACCAATTCCTGTTTGGTGATCTTACTCATATCATCCAATACTGCAACATCCTCATTCCATTTGGTTCCTTTGTGTTTGATGAAGCCATCGGTGATCTCTTCAACTCGGTTACCATTGTTTTCCAATCCTTGCAATTGAGCCAATTTGAAATTAGCAACAATGGCTTTAATAAGACTTTCATCAAAGTTTCCTTTTTTAAGGATATCCAACTGACCCATGATCAGGTCTTTCACTTCTTCCAATGTTTGACCTTGCTTTGGAGCGGCTGAAATATTGAATACTCCATAATCCTTGTATTGACGAACACCAGCTCCGGAACGAAGTACTTTTTGTTGCTTATTCAGGTTCAGATCCAATAAACCGGCTTTACCATTTGATAAAACAGAAGCTGCTAGCACAGCCAACAAAGCTTCTTTTGAATCTGCCGCACTTGTCCTGAAACTGAATTGAAGACTTTCGGCACTAGGACCATAAATATCTTTTACAATCGCTTGTGTGATAGGCTTCTCAGGAGCTGGCTTATATTCAGGTACAGGGTTTGCTTTCATGTACTTGAATTTAGCATCGATCATAGCGATCACTTTATCAGGATCGAAATCACCTGCTAAAACAATGGCCATATTATTAGGTACATAAAACTTTCTGTAGTAATCTCTGATCGCATTCAAAGAAGGGTTTTTCAAATGCTCGATCGTACCGATGGTAGTTTGCTGACCATAGTTATGTGTAGGAAATAAATAGTAATGAGAAGCTTCCTGCAGTTTCCAACCATCTTCGTCAAGGGTTCTGTTCTTCTCCTCGTATACTGCTTCTAACTCCGTGTGAAAAATACGAAGGATCGGATTACGGAAACGCTCTGCTTGTACATCCAGAAATTTATCTAAGGCATTGGCTGGAATATCTTCTTCATATACTGTCTCTTCTACCCATGTATGTGCATTCGTACCCTGTGCACCCATGGCAGCCATCATTTTATCATACTCATTGGCGATCGCAAACTTGGCGGCTTCACCGGAAATCTTATCGATCTCTTTATAGATCTCTTTTCTCTTCTCCGTATCCTTTGTAGAATTGTATTGTTCGTACAACTGATCGATCTTATCCAGCAATGGCTTTTCTTTTGCCCAATCAAGGGTTCCGAATTTATCGGTTCCTTTGAAAAGCATGTGTTCCAGATAGTGCGCCAATCCGGTATGCTCTCTTGGATCAGTATTACTACCGGCTCTTACCGGTATCCGTACCGAAATACGGGGTTCTTTTTTATTCGGAGACAATATGACCGTTAGTCCATTGGATAAAGTGTAGTACCGGGCAGCCATTGGGTCATTGGTCACATAACGGTAAGTGTACCCATTGGAAGTGGCTTGCTTCCACTCGTACTTTTTCTGTGCTGTTGCTGCGAATCCGACCAACAGCAGTAATAACCATAGTTTTACTCCTTTCATAATGCAGTTTTAGAAATTGGAAGATAAAAAAAAGGGGATTGAAAAGGTCTGTTAAAATGTTAATCCCCCATTTGTGAATGATGAATGGAAAACTGTTGAAACCATTGCCCTGATGCACCCCAAATATTTATTCAAAACCCTTAAAGTTCCTGCATTTCTATAACCATTCCCTGCTCATCTTCCCTACCTTTGCAGCAAATTTTAATCTACCTGATCAACAAAAAATCATAACGATGGAATTCCGTATTGAAAAAGACACCATGGGCGAGGTAAAAGTACCGGCACATGTTTATTGGGGAGCACAGACACAACGCAGTATCGATAATTTCCGTATTGCGCAGGATATCAATAAAATGCCAAAAGAGATCATACAGGCATTTGCTTATCTGAAGAAAGCAGCTGCACTCACCAATCGTGATGCAGGTGTATTACCGGAAGAAAAAGCAGCTTTGATCGGACAAGTATGTGATGAGATCCTGGACGGAAAATTAGACGATCAATTTCCATTAGTGGTTTGGCAAACAGGCTCGGGTACTCAAAGCAATATGAATGTGAATGAAGTGGTTGCTTATCGTGGTCATGTGATCAAAGGTGGTAGCCTGACTGATAAAGAAAAATTTCTGCACCCGAATGATGATGTCAATAAATCACAATCATCAAATGACACATTCCCGACAGCGATGCACATCGCAGCATATAAGATATTGTTGGAAGTAACTATTCCGGGTATCAAAAAACTGAGGGATACACTGGCAGCAAAAAGTAAAGCTTTCATGCATGTAGTGAAAATTGGTCGCACCCATTTTATGGATGCAACCCCCCTGACACTCGGACAAGAAATCAGCGGATATGTAAGTCAATTGGATCATGGATTAAAAGCCATCAATAACACATTAGCTCACCTGAGTGAATTGGCGTTAGGTGGTACAGCTGTGGGTACCGGCATCAATACACCAAAAGGTTATGATGTGAATGTTGCAAAACATATCGCACAGTTAACCGGATTGCCATTTGTTACAGCAGAAAATAAATTCGAGGCGCTGGCAGCACATGATGCTATTGTAGAAGCACATGGAGCATTGAAAACAGTTGCTGTTAGTCTGATGAAAATAGCAAATGACATTCGTATGCTGAGCTCAGGACCCAGAAGTGGTATCGGAGAAATCTTTATCCCGGATAATGAGCCAGGATCTTCGATCATGCCGGGTAAAGTAAATCCAACCCAGTGCGAAGCATTGACCATGATCGCTGCACAAGTGATGGGTAATGATGTTGCCATCAACATTGGTGGCGCTACCGGACATTTTGAATTGAATGTATTCAAGCCGGTGATGATCTATAATTTCTTACACAGTGCAAGACTGATTGGTGATGGTTGTGTGAGCTTCAATGACAAGTGTGCAGTAGGTATTGAACCATTGGAAGCCAATATCAAAAAGCATGTAGATAATAGCCTGATGCTGGTAACTGCTTTGAATACCAAGATCGGTTATTATAAAGCTGCAGAAATTGCGCAGAAAGCACATAAGGAAGGAACCACATTGAAAGAAATGGCAGTGAAGCTGGGTTATCTTACACCGGAAGAGTTTGACCAGTGGGTAGTTCCGGGGGATATGGTTGGAGAAATCAAATAGCCCCAGAGAGGATATTTATTAAGCCACAGATGCACAGATTAAATTTAAATCTGAGAATCTGTGGCTTTACATTTTATTTACTATAAACTTTTTTACCTCCGGAATAAGTAGCCGTCACCTTAACATCTAATATTTTCTCAGGTGCTACTTTCATCAAATCATTATCAAGGAAAATAAAATCAGCTTTCTTTCCTTTCTCCAAACTACCGATCTCTTTTTCCATGAAGCTGGCTTTTGCAGCCCAGATGGTCATTCCGCGAATGGTCTCCTCGCGAGTCAACGCATTCTCCATTTGGAATCCGTTCTCTGGAAACCCTTTGGCATCTTTACGAACGACTGCGGCTAAGAATGTTTTAAAGGGAGAAATATCTTCCACGGGAAAATCCGTACCCAATGGAATCCATCCGTTTTGTTGTAATAATTGTTTGAATGCATAAGCACCTTTCACACGATCAGGACCTAAACGATCTTCAGCCCAATACATATCACTGGTGCCATGTGTAGGCTGAACAGAAGGGATCACACTAGCTGCAGCAAATAATTTGAAATCATCAGGATGAATAACTTGTGCGTGTTCAATGCGCCAGCGTTTGTCATTCTTACCACCAAGATACTTGTTATAGATATTTAAGATCTCACGATTGGCACTATCTCCAATCGCATGTGTACACATTTGGAAATCTGTTTTGGATAACACACCTGCTAATGAATCGTAATGATTTTTATTTCTAAGCAAGAACCCTGTCCAGTCTGGGCGATCACTATAATGTTTTAATAAGCAGGCACCACGGCTACCCAATGCCCCATCTGCATAAACTTTAATGCCTTTCACATATAGCTTATCGGTTTTATAAGGACCTTTCGGTAAGAACTTTTCATAATTCGAAGCATCATCACTCAACATAACATACAAACGCATATTGAGTTTGCCTTCTTTTTGCAAAGTGTCAATGGCTTCAACATCTGTATAATGCAGACCACAGTCAGTGATCGTAGTGAGCCCCTGAGCAAAACAATTTTTCTCTGCCGCCTGTAACCATTGAACATAGGTTTCTTTGGTTGGGGCAGGAATTTGAGCATAGACTTTATTGTCAGCATTATCGATCAAAACACCTGTCAACACGCCATGCTTTACTTCGATAGAGCCACCGACTATTGTTTGTCCGGCTTTAATCCCAGCCAGATCCAATGCTTTCTGATTGGCAATAGAAGCATGTCCATCTACACGGGTCAATACAACCGGTTTATCAGGAAACAGTTTATTTAATTCTTCATTGGTTGGGAAGTTTTTACCCGGCCAGCGGTTCTGATCCCAACCTCTGCCTTGTATCCAATACAGATCAGGATGTTCATCGGCAAAAGCTTTTACACGAGCTACCGTTTCTTCCCATGTATTGGTACCGAACAGATCTACCTGGAACAAAGAGCGACCATATCCTACAAAGTGCGCATGTGCATCAATAAGACCCGGATACACAGCCTGACCTGCCGCATCTACCTTTTCATCACTCTTATACTTTTTTAGGATCTCATCATTACTGCCTACTTCGAGAATCAAACCATCTTTAATAGCCATTGCTTCAGCAGTAGTGAAAGTAGAATCAACAGTGTAGATCACTGCGTTGTGAATGATCAGATCTGCTTTGTTGTTAGAACATGCTGTTACAAAGAACAGCATGAGAATGTAGAGGTACCTCATAAGCATGCTTTGGGATTTCGTTCAGAATGAAGATAATGAATATGGTCATGTAAAAATACATCTGTAGCCAAAACCTGGCAATCAGCATTTCATAAAAGGTGAATACAGAAAATGATCAACGCAACAGGTCACAAGGTTTCAGTCCTGTATGTTTTTTGAAGGCGGCTGAGAAGTGTGAAATGGAAGAATAGCCCAATAATGCAGAGACATCTGTAACGCTTAATCCTTTTTCATACAAAAGGTATTTCGCATGTTCCATTCTTTGTTGCTGATAAAAATCGAAGATCGTTGTACCAAAAATTTCTTTGAACCCTTTTTTCAAGTAGCATTCATTCATGGCTACTTTACGACTCAGTTCTTTGATCGTGATAGGGTCACCAATATGTTGTAATAAAATTTCTCGGGCTTGGTAGATCCTGTCACGGCCACTTTCATCCGCAAGAAATTTACAGGTAAATCCTTCTTCCTTTTCATCCACTAAGCAATCTAAACTGTACAATAACAGTTCATGCACTTTTGCATTTACGAAAATATTTTCGAGCGCACCAGTGTAACTATGATTGAGTAGAGAATCAAGTGCATTTCTTTTTCTGTTACAAAGTGGGAATACTTTGGTAAATGCATGAGGATGGCGAAATGCAAGCACTTCATCTTTACGGTTGCTCAACTTAACATTGTGCACAAACTGGTGTAAAAAAGTAGAAGTAAAGTGAAATGTAAATACGTCTACCGTCTGGTGCTTCCCGCTGCATTGATTGGTCGGAAGTTCCACACATTGCGCACAACTTTTTTCAGCGCAATAGCGATTGCCGGTAGTACAATAACGAAGTTCGAGGTAGTTCTCTTCAGGTTTACGGGAGTTGTAATGATACACCATCATACCGGTATCTTCCGCAACCCAAGGATGTTGGGCATATAAACGCCTGATATTGTAATGAATAGAGCCGGGAATATGCTGTTCCTTATGGTACAAAACATCCAATGAAGGTTCCACACCACTCTTATGCGCCACTCTCAATATATCCATTACTTCTATCATCAGAATACAAAATTAATGTATAAACATCAAATTAACGGAAAGCAGTTTGCAGGGGATGTCATAGCACTGTCAAAAACGGTCAGATTGGGGTCTAAAAAACTCCTTTGAAATGTGGAAAACAGCAGGTCCATTTATCACCAAAAACCCCCTATTTTCATTAGCTTTGTCCACCTGCGAAAATTCACTTAAACTCAGGATTTACAAGCATTTATGACTCAGGAACAAATGAACAGTAATGAGGCCCAGAACAAAAATTATGGTGCCGATAGTATACAGGTTTTAGAAGGTTTAGAAGCAGTAAGAAAAAGACCCGCCATGTACATTGGTGACGTGGGGGTAAAAGGTCTCCATCATCTCGTGTATGAGGTGGTTGACAACTCTATCGATGAAGCTTTAGCTGGATACTGTAAAAACATCCATGTAACCATTCATGAAGACAATTCGATCAGTGTAAAAGATGATGGACGAGGTATTCCTACTGCCATGCATTCCAAAGAAAAGAGAAGTGCACTTGAAGTTGTAATGACCGTATTGCATGCGGGTGGTAAGTTTGATAAGAATACTTACAAAGTATCCGGTGGTCTGCATGGTGTGGGTGTGAGCTGTGTGAATGCATTGAGTACGACCCTTCATGTAACTGTACATCGCGAAGGAAAAATATTTGAACAGGAATACAAGATCGGTGTACCTCAGTATCCGGTGAGAGAAATCGGTACAAGTGATATCACCGGCACCCATGTTCGCTTCTGGCCCGACGCATCCATTTTCCAGGAAACTGTATACAAAAAAGATATTCTGGAAGGTCGCTTACGTGAGTTGAGCTATCTGAACAAACGCATCAGTATCACCCTTACTGATCTTCGTGAAAAAGACGAAGAAGGAAATGTATACTCGAAAAATTTCTACAGTGAAGGAGGTATTGTTGAGTTTGTGCAAATGCTGGATAAAAACGGACATCGTAATCCGCTTATCAGCAATCCACTTTATGTTGAAGGACATGATGAAGGAACAAATGTTGCTGTAGAAGTGGCGCTGACTTATAATGATGATTTCAAAGAACATATTTTCTCTTATGTAAACAACATCAATACCATTGAAGGTGGTACACATGTGACCGGCTTCCGCCAGGCTTTGACACGTGTATTCAAAAGCTATGGAGATAAAGAAGGTTTATTTGAGAAAGCCAAAGTACAGGTAGAAGGTGATGATTTTCGTGAAGGATTGAGTGCAATCATTTCTGTGAAAGTACCAGAACCACAATTTGAAGGACAAACCAAAACCAAATTAGGAAACAGTGAAGTGAGTGGTGTGGTACAAACGACTGTTGCACGTGTACTGGAAGCCTATCTGGAAGAAAATCCTAAGGAAGCCAAGAATGTGATCTCGAAAATCATTCTTGCTGCACAAGCTCGTGTTGCAGCAAAGAAAGCAAGAGACATGGTTCAGCGCAAGACAGTATTAAGTGGTGGTGGACTTCCCGGTAAACTGGCTGACTGTAGTGAACGTGATCCGCAGAAATGTGAGTTGTACCTGGTGGAGGGAGATTCAGCAGGTGGAACCGCCAAGCAAGGAAGAGATAGAAGTTATCAGGCCATCCTTCCTTTAAGGGGTAAGATCCTGAACGTTGAAAAAGCCATGGAGCATAAGATCTATGAAAATGAAGAGATCAGGAATATGTACACGGCTTTGGGAGTAACAGTGGGAACACCGGAAGATCCAAAAGCCTTAAACATCACAAAACTGCGTTACCATAAACTCATCATCATGACGGATGCTGATGTGGATGGTTCACATATCGCAACATTGATCCTTACTTTCATTTTCCGATACATGAAAGAAATGGTAGAACAAGGTTATGTATACATTGCACAACCACCGCTGTATCTGGTGAAGAAAGGAAAAGAGCAGCAATATGCTTACAATGAAGAGCAAAGAAGAATGTGGATCGAGAAATTAGGTGGTGGAAAGGATGACAGCGTGACTGTTCAGCGATACAAAGGTTTGGGTGAAATGAATGCAGACCAATTATGGGAAACCACTATGGATCCTGCCCGCAGAACACTCAAACAAGTAACCATAGAAAGTGCTGCAGAAGCTGATAGAATATTCAGTATGCTCATGGGTGATGACGTAGCACCACGCCGTGAATTCATTGAAAGCCATGCAAAGTACGCGAAGATTGACGTTTAGTTTGGCGAATGGATTATGGTCCATGGTTAGGAAAAGTTTATCTGAAAAGTGAGTAGTGAATAGTCAGTAGTGCGTAAAAAATTAAAACACTCACTACTGACTATTCACCACTCACTAAACCCCTGTGGATTACTATTTTCCCCATCCCTTTTGATTTTCAGTAAAAAACAGTAAGTTGTGGTAACATAACCCGTTGTTTATTTACTAACCACATTAAATTCTAAGAAAATGGACACTTCAAAAATGATCAAAGCATATTGCCTGAAGACCAAGGAGAAAAATGTTCCTATGCAAGATGCAGTGATCACCAAAACAGCTCGTGGCGGTTACATGGCTGCAGGGCATGATGGAAAAGGAAATAAAATGGCAGCGATTCTCAGTGAAGCAAAAGCATTGGCTGCTATCGCTGATGGCGTTGCGAAAAAAGGCTTTTGACCCGTACCAATCTTTTTGAAAGCCGGCCATATGGTCGGCTTTTTGTTTTTAGTACCCCGAAAACCACTATTTAAAAAATCTCGTTTATAGGGTTCAACGAAATATGAACACTATGAACAGAACCCGATCTCATTATCAAATCATACACCAGTTCTTACTGGTTTGTACATTTGGCCTGCTGGTATCCGGTTGTGCCAAAGAGTTAGGCAACTCCGGAAATATTCCCGAGCCACCCGTATTTACTCCCGGAACTGGGCCCGATATAGTATTCTATGGCCTCACAGATGACGGTAAACTAAACCGTTACAATGCGAAATCTCCGGGCGTCGTTGAAAACTCATTGAACATATCCGGTATACCATCAGGTGAAAAAGTTTTAAGTATTGACTTCAGACCTGCTACTGCGCAGTTGTATGCTTTGGCATCAAACAGTAGATTGTATGTGATCAGTTTAATAGATGGTGTTGCCAGACAAATTGGTAGTGGCTTCACACCGGTATTGAATTCTCAAATCGCAAACATTGATTTTAATCCAACCGTAGATCGAATCCGACTGGTAACACATGCTGGTCAGAATCTTCGTTTACATCCTGAAACAGGAGCCAGTGTTGCTACTGATGGTAATATCAATGGCGGTATGAACCCCGCTATCACTTCTATCGCATATACAAATAGCAGAGCCGGAGTAAGCACTACCGATTTATATGATATAGATATTTCGCAG
Above is a genomic segment from Sediminibacterium sp. KACHI17 containing:
- the gyrB gene encoding DNA topoisomerase (ATP-hydrolyzing) subunit B, with product MTQEQMNSNEAQNKNYGADSIQVLEGLEAVRKRPAMYIGDVGVKGLHHLVYEVVDNSIDEALAGYCKNIHVTIHEDNSISVKDDGRGIPTAMHSKEKRSALEVVMTVLHAGGKFDKNTYKVSGGLHGVGVSCVNALSTTLHVTVHREGKIFEQEYKIGVPQYPVREIGTSDITGTHVRFWPDASIFQETVYKKDILEGRLRELSYLNKRISITLTDLREKDEEGNVYSKNFYSEGGIVEFVQMLDKNGHRNPLISNPLYVEGHDEGTNVAVEVALTYNDDFKEHIFSYVNNINTIEGGTHVTGFRQALTRVFKSYGDKEGLFEKAKVQVEGDDFREGLSAIISVKVPEPQFEGQTKTKLGNSEVSGVVQTTVARVLEAYLEENPKEAKNVISKIILAAQARVAAKKARDMVQRKTVLSGGGLPGKLADCSERDPQKCELYLVEGDSAGGTAKQGRDRSYQAILPLRGKILNVEKAMEHKIYENEEIRNMYTALGVTVGTPEDPKALNITKLRYHKLIIMTDADVDGSHIATLILTFIFRYMKEMVEQGYVYIAQPPLYLVKKGKEQQYAYNEEQRRMWIEKLGGGKDDSVTVQRYKGLGEMNADQLWETTMDPARRTLKQVTIESAAEADRIFSMLMGDDVAPRREFIESHAKYAKIDV
- a CDS encoding AraC family transcriptional regulator, whose product is MIEVMDILRVAHKSGVEPSLDVLYHKEQHIPGSIHYNIRRLYAQHPWVAEDTGMMVYHYNSRKPEENYLELRYCTTGNRYCAEKSCAQCVELPTNQCSGKHQTVDVFTFHFTSTFLHQFVHNVKLSNRKDEVLAFRHPHAFTKVFPLCNRKRNALDSLLNHSYTGALENIFVNAKVHELLLYSLDCLVDEKEEGFTCKFLADESGRDRIYQAREILLQHIGDPITIKELSRKVAMNECYLKKGFKEIFGTTIFDFYQQQRMEHAKYLLYEKGLSVTDVSALLGYSSISHFSAAFKKHTGLKPCDLLR